CAGCATAATCCACTGCATGTGCATGGTCAGCCCCAGTCTCATGCATATGCCCAGCCTGCTGCCCAGACCCAGTCCCAGCTCCAGCTCTATCCTGTCCCTCTAAACCAGCAGCAGCCCCAGTTTCAACCACCAGCCCAAGGAATAGCACAATCTCAGCCACCTGTGCCACCTCAAATTCCAATGCAGGTACAATTTCCTTCTCAAGGGCAAACCCAGTTGCATCCACCCAACCAAACCTTTCCTCCTGATTATCAAGTCAACCCTCAAAAACAACCTTCACATCTGATGCTTCCCCAGGCTCAAATACCCCACCAAATTCTTCTGCCGCCACCTCATAGTCAACCTGACCAGCTTCCGCTTAGTCTCCAAGCGGTGAGCATGCAGCCTGCTGTCCAACATCCTCAGTTGCCTCCTTATTTTCCACCTCCTTTGCAGATTCCTCAAGCTCATGCTTCCCAAACTCACAGCCAACCCcaatttcaaaatcaaacttcAAACCAGTCTCATTTGCAGATTCAGTCACAAGCTTCACATTATCAGAATCAGTACCCTCAAGTACGCCCTCCTCCACTCAACCAGCCAACTGTTCCTGCTGCACGACCGCGGCCTCCACAGCCTCCAGCTTCTAGTGTTAGTGGAcataattcatatcaacaacCTCAGCCAGCCCATCAAATGCATTCAGGAGTATTGGATCAACCTCCGATAAACGTACGTCCCACAAGTGGGTCATTGCATCCAGTTAAATTGCATGATCAGGTTCCTCATCAACCTGCTGTGATGCGGCCACCCCCTTCTCATGATTCTTTCCCCCCGCCACCGCTGTCTGCATTTTTGCTGCCACAAAGCCAGGTTTCGATTACGCCCCCAGCACATCAGCAATATTCTGCTCATGCTCAACTGTCAAACCATCTCCCTCAGCATAGTACTGGCCTTCAGCCAGTTCAACTAGCTGTTCCCCAGCCTTTCTCACAACAGCAGACTTTTGTTACTCCTGTTAGGGCTCTGTTTCAGCCGCAAGGTCTTTTTCAACAACAGCAGCCGCTTCAACCTCAGCTACGCTCATACGGTCCTCCTCCACCTCAGCAGTCACAAAGTTATGATGGCAAATCTATGACGTCAAATGAGGGCATGCATCCACAAAACTATCAACAATCTTCTAGTGGCTTTGGAGCTGTGGTTCACGCTGTACCTTCACAACTTGGTTCAACTCTGCCACCTGCAAATCCGAATTCTGTTGAATCTGCAATACTTGATGATGAATATTTTTCAAGTAAGCATTCAAATCCAGGTGCTAGGGTACCAGGTCAGGGGCTTGCTGAAAAGGAAGTTCTTCGAACTGACGTTGAGCCTCTGAAAAAAGAAGCCATATCGAATAAAAAATTGGGACCGCAAGAAATGATTGCTGCTAGGGTGAAGGACGAGGTTAGTGGGAGCGCAACAGAGAAATTATCTGGTGCCATGTCCATTGAGGCAAAAACTACAGAAGGTAATGCCTCTGAAGAAAAGAGCCATTCCGTGGCAGGCTCAAATTTGCCACAACAGGTGCAGGACCTTGAAAGTCGGAAGGAGGTAGTTGCGGGTCTGTCTACTGATATTGAGAAGGTTTCCAAGAACCCTCCCTCCAAGcctgaattacaactgaaagagCAACCTCCATTGACACTAAAGCCCCAAGGATTGGGAATTTTGCCGCATCCTGGGCATTCTCTTCCACTTCCTGTCCTGACATCCCATACTGGGAGAGCTTCTGGTTATTTTGGGCCTCCACCTGGAAGTTTTGATAGTGATCTGCGTGGGGTTACTGGAAATGCTCCACAACTTCATCCTGAAGGTCAGTCTGGTCCCCAGAACCATTTTAGACCTAATGAAAGTGTCATGTTCAAACATCAAAACTCATCTTACCTGTCTGAGTCTGTTGAGAGGGTTCCTCATAGGCAGATTTATGGGCATGAGCCAAGTGTTTGGAGGGCTAATGGGGAAACAGAACCCAACTTTGGCTCACGGGAGCATTTGAATCCATTTCCGATGGAACCATTTCGGCCTCTTGAACAAGGTACTTTTATTGTTTAATCAAATTTTGCTATGATTCCATGGTGGATTTTTCCTGGAATTGTCCTCGCTTCACTATTTTTGTGGGGTTCCTCATGGGTTCTTTTTCATATACAGGTTCGATGACTGTTGATAAATCACAACCTGGGTCAAGTTATGGCACTGGAGGGAAATTAAATTCTGGATTAGATTCAAATTTGAGAGACTTGCCTCCATATCACGCTTCGGGTGGACAGGGTCATGAAGATGTCTTTGGACCTGGCCTTGAATCTGGACGACGTCATGCGAAACATTTGCCTCCCTGTAGTCCAGGAGGGGAGTATCTTGGCATTTCTCATGAATTTGGTGGACCTTCCAGATTTCCTCGGGGCACCACTGGCTTTCATGATATTAATGCCAGGGAAGTACATAGGTTTGGTGAAGGATCCAGATCTTTCAATCTACCTTCAGATCCAGTTGGAAATCCTTTTCATGATAACAGGTTTCCCCCTGTGCCTGGTCACCCGAGGAGAGGTGACAGTGACGGTCAACACAATTTGAGATTCGGAGAGCATATGACTCGGCCGCTTCACAGCCATATCAAGAGCGATGATGCTATTGGAAAAGATGGGCCAGGACCAGTCCCCTTAGGGAGGGTGGACTTCTCAGGCCCTGGAAATTTTCCTGGTCATTTTATGTCTGAGGCTGCTGGACATGGTATCTTTTCTGGTAACTCCCATGCAGGAGAATTGGGTGGACCGGGAAATTTTAACCATCGAATACCATTCGGTGAATCTATTAGAGGTGACAGACCAAACATTCCACCTTTTGGGGTACCCGGTATCGGGAGCAACTATCCACTTCAGGGATTTCCTAATCCTGGAGGCTTTGTAGTGAGCATCGACTAAGTGTTTTTTTTATCGTGTTcaagaatttcttattttttcGCTTCCTACCTTGTTGATCTATTATGCATCTGTATGCATTTATTTTCCGCTACTATTCGAGAATCAATGTTTCCAATTGAAATTTACAGGGCGAGGTGGATTCTTTTGATTGGTCAAGGAAGAGGAAGCCTATAAGCATGGGTTGGTGTAGGATTTGCATGTTTGATTGCGTGACTGTGGAGGGGCTAGAAATGCATTCTCAAACTAGGGAACACCAGAAGATGGCTATGGATATGGTAAAGACCATTAAGCAAAGGAATAAAAAGAAGCAGAGGTAAGGAAGTGTGCTTGCTGTTTTGTTCTGCTGGATTCTTGtcattattttatttgttgttACTGCAGAACTTCTGTCGGGCACATGGGTTATGATGGGGGAAGCAAGAGTAAAACAGTTGGTACTAGTGGCCGTGGGAACAAACCTTGACTCCTGGTACTGGGTTTTGTTGCTTGCAGGGTATAAGATTCTTTTTAGCACTCATTCGAGttgaattatgaaattttgcttcaaattttataatttggCTTTtcatgggttttttttttaatctcagGTTGCTGCATTGTTTTGGGAATGGGTGCTGTTGGGATGAAGTTTTGTGGCAGTTAAGTTGTTTTTTATGGGCTTGACATCAGACTTTACTTTTGGGACAGTTTGGTGATGGATGATTATATGTCGTAAAAGTTGTGTTGAACTTGGTTTCCTTTATTTGTGTGTTATGGGATATTTTGTCTTTTCTTATAATGTATACCTTGTATTTGGTATTTAGCTTTATTTTTCATGCTCAGATTCCTTTTAAATTTTAGCATGGAATCAACGATAGGACCATTCAAACTTTACCTACCAagttaaaaaaattcatttcaGATATTATTGCACCACTGTAATGGACTAAAATAGGCATTTTATCTTAAAACTTTTTGATGACTTGAAATAAAAAGAGAGGTAATTTTTATGAATACCATAGAGAAGGTCAATGCTCATATGTTGGTGAACTAAGCTACATATAGCTGCCTCATATGCTTGTCTGAACTCCATGTTCTGAAAAGCATGACCCatctatttatgaaatatatgttCCATTTCACACTCTTGTACCGAAAAAGAAAATCTAACTACAAATCAAAACGCA
This Primulina eburnea isolate SZY01 chromosome 2, ASM2296580v1, whole genome shotgun sequence DNA region includes the following protein-coding sequences:
- the LOC140823082 gene encoding uncharacterized protein, with product MGFDIECIIDIQTYPGEYFCPVCRTLAYPNEAFQSQCSHLYCKPCLAHIANGSKACPYDGYLVTESDSKPLINSDRSLAEKIGKVKVHCLFFRSGCTWEGTLSDCTSHCSECSFGSSAVICNRCGIQIVHRQVHDHAQSCTGAYEAKQAIGGATSSGTTLSAPIATVNLTVAQSGQPLSQLQNSQNVAVSLQPGQNPTQQPIANPQAVSVQTEQWYQQQYQQYYQQYSGYDPYQQPHQQYHPLQQNQHNPLHVHGQPQSHAYAQPAAQTQSQLQLYPVPLNQQQPQFQPPAQGIAQSQPPVPPQIPMQVQFPSQGQTQLHPPNQTFPPDYQVNPQKQPSHLMLPQAQIPHQILLPPPHSQPDQLPLSLQAVSMQPAVQHPQLPPYFPPPLQIPQAHASQTHSQPQFQNQTSNQSHLQIQSQASHYQNQYPQVRPPPLNQPTVPAARPRPPQPPASSVSGHNSYQQPQPAHQMHSGVLDQPPINVRPTSGSLHPVKLHDQVPHQPAVMRPPPSHDSFPPPPLSAFLLPQSQVSITPPAHQQYSAHAQLSNHLPQHSTGLQPVQLAVPQPFSQQQTFVTPVRALFQPQGLFQQQQPLQPQLRSYGPPPPQQSQSYDGKSMTSNEGMHPQNYQQSSSGFGAVVHAVPSQLGSTLPPANPNSVESAILDDEYFSSKHSNPGARVPGQGLAEKEVLRTDVEPLKKEAISNKKLGPQEMIAARVKDEVSGSATEKLSGAMSIEAKTTEGNASEEKSHSVAGSNLPQQVQDLESRKEVVAGLSTDIEKVSKNPPSKPELQLKEQPPLTLKPQGLGILPHPGHSLPLPVLTSHTGRASGYFGPPPGSFDSDLRGVTGNAPQLHPEGQSGPQNHFRPNESVMFKHQNSSYLSESVERVPHRQIYGHEPSVWRANGETEPNFGSREHLNPFPMEPFRPLEQGSMTVDKSQPGSSYGTGGKLNSGLDSNLRDLPPYHASGGQGHEDVFGPGLESGRRHAKHLPPCSPGGEYLGISHEFGGPSRFPRGTTGFHDINAREVHRFGEGSRSFNLPSDPVGNPFHDNRFPPVPGHPRRGDSDGQHNLRFGEHMTRPLHSHIKSDDAIGKDGPGPVPLGRVDFSGPGNFPGHFMSEAAGHGIFSGNSHAGELGGPGNFNHRIPFGESIRGDRPNIPPFGVPGIGSNYPLQGFPNPGGFVGEVDSFDWSRKRKPISMGWCRICMFDCVTVEGLEMHSQTREHQKMAMDMVKTIKQRNKKKQRTSVGHMGYDGGSKSKTVGTSGRGNKP